A stretch of Chitinophagales bacterium DNA encodes these proteins:
- the uvrA gene encoding excinuclease ABC subunit UvrA: MPVTKTKIQSASPISEPEQEFLEVLGARVHNLKNIDVKIPRNKFVVITGISGSGKSSLAFDTIYAEGQRRYMESLSAYARQFIGGMERPDVDQITGLSPVISIEQKTVNKNPRSTVGTITEIYDFMRLLFARAGEAYSFETGEKMVRYTEDQILEHVKENFRDEKIVLLAPLVRGRKGHYRELFEQIRKQGYLKVRVNGEIVEVKSKMQVDRYKVHDIEAVVDRIEITDKSTERLEKSVSLALKMGKGLVLIMSVDDNKVQSFSKTLMDPVSGISYEEPSPNTFSFNSPYGACPHCKGLGFVYEINRNVIMPDDSKSINDGGIIPLGEVRDNFIYQQVRAIANKYKFTLATPIKKIPKEALNMILYGSKEEKVEVALSYSEAGNQLYSTEFEGLINMIYRYYREASSDGLRLWAEEFMDAIACPVCNGTRLKKESLFFKLAGKNISELAQLGISELKKWFDEVEALLTEKQLLIGKEVIKEIRSRIGFLLDVGLEYLTLDRASRSLSGGESQRIRLATQIGSQLVGITYILDEPSIGLHQRDNQRLIKALKELTEAGNSVLVVEHDKDIMLAADYVIDLGPGAGEHGGYLVSEGAPQEFNEQSSLTVDYLAGKKSITVPERRRKGNGQFLHLIGAKGNNLKDVSVNLPLGKLICITGVSGSGKSSLITETLYPILNQYFFNSRKKALEYRAVEGLKLIDKVIEIDQSPIGRTPRSNPATYISVFSDIRELFALIPESKIRGYKTGRFSFNVKGGRCEECQGGGMKLIEMNFLPDVYVECEKCLGKRYNRETLEVRYRGKSISDVLEMTVDEAVAFFEKMAKIHRKIKTMQDVGLGYIRLGQQATTLSGGEAQRVKLSTELSKRDTGATFYILDEPTTGLHFEDIRVLMEVLSKLVDKGNTVLIIEHNMDVIKLADYIIDLGPEGGNGGGYIIAEGTPEEVAKNKKSFTGEFLRRELN; this comes from the coding sequence ATGCCCGTAACAAAAACCAAAATACAGAGTGCTTCTCCTATTAGTGAGCCGGAACAGGAATTCCTTGAAGTGCTGGGTGCGCGCGTGCACAATCTGAAAAATATTGATGTGAAAATCCCACGGAATAAATTTGTGGTGATCACCGGTATCAGCGGCAGCGGAAAATCTTCCCTGGCCTTTGATACCATCTATGCTGAAGGTCAGCGCCGTTACATGGAAAGTCTGTCTGCGTATGCGCGGCAGTTCATCGGCGGCATGGAGCGCCCCGATGTGGACCAGATCACAGGGTTAAGTCCTGTCATTTCAATAGAGCAAAAAACGGTAAATAAAAATCCGCGATCCACAGTAGGCACCATCACAGAAATTTATGATTTCATGCGCCTGCTTTTTGCCCGCGCAGGAGAGGCCTACTCTTTTGAGACCGGCGAAAAAATGGTTCGCTATACGGAAGATCAGATCCTTGAGCATGTAAAAGAAAATTTCAGGGATGAAAAAATTGTTTTACTCGCTCCTTTGGTAAGAGGCCGAAAGGGACATTACCGCGAGCTATTCGAGCAGATCCGGAAACAGGGTTATTTAAAAGTGCGGGTAAACGGTGAAATAGTGGAAGTGAAAAGCAAAATGCAGGTAGACCGCTATAAGGTACACGATATTGAAGCTGTAGTGGATCGCATTGAGATTACGGACAAATCCACAGAACGGTTAGAGAAATCGGTTTCCCTTGCTTTGAAAATGGGAAAGGGATTGGTGCTGATTATGTCAGTAGATGATAATAAAGTGCAAAGCTTCAGCAAGACATTGATGGATCCCGTGTCGGGCATCTCCTACGAAGAGCCTTCACCGAATACTTTTTCTTTTAACTCGCCGTACGGAGCTTGTCCCCACTGCAAGGGATTGGGATTTGTATATGAGATTAACCGGAATGTCATTATGCCTGATGATTCAAAAAGCATAAACGACGGCGGTATCATTCCTCTTGGCGAAGTGCGTGATAATTTCATTTACCAGCAGGTTCGCGCAATTGCAAATAAATACAAGTTTACTCTTGCAACTCCCATAAAAAAAATCCCTAAAGAAGCATTAAACATGATTCTCTATGGATCAAAGGAAGAGAAAGTGGAAGTTGCTTTAAGTTATAGTGAGGCAGGGAACCAGTTGTATTCTACCGAATTCGAGGGTCTCATCAATATGATTTACCGGTATTACCGTGAGGCGAGCTCTGACGGATTGAGACTATGGGCGGAAGAATTTATGGACGCCATTGCCTGCCCGGTGTGTAACGGAACGCGCCTGAAAAAAGAATCTCTGTTTTTCAAACTTGCAGGAAAAAATATTTCTGAGCTGGCGCAGCTGGGTATCTCTGAATTGAAAAAATGGTTTGATGAAGTAGAAGCTCTTCTTACCGAAAAACAACTGTTGATTGGAAAGGAAGTAATAAAGGAAATCCGTTCGCGGATCGGGTTCCTGCTGGATGTAGGGTTGGAATACCTCACACTTGACCGTGCATCCCGGTCGCTTTCAGGCGGTGAATCACAGCGCATCCGGTTAGCTACTCAGATCGGATCTCAATTAGTCGGTATTACTTACATTCTGGACGAGCCAAGCATTGGTCTTCACCAGAGAGATAACCAGCGCCTTATTAAAGCATTAAAGGAATTAACGGAAGCAGGCAATTCAGTGTTAGTGGTAGAACATGATAAAGATATTATGCTTGCTGCCGACTACGTAATTGACTTGGGTCCTGGGGCTGGGGAGCACGGAGGTTATTTGGTAAGCGAAGGTGCTCCGCAGGAATTTAATGAGCAATCGTCACTCACAGTAGATTACCTGGCGGGAAAAAAATCAATAACAGTTCCTGAAAGAAGAAGAAAAGGGAATGGACAGTTTCTTCACCTGATCGGTGCAAAAGGAAATAATCTGAAAGATGTTTCAGTAAACTTACCCTTGGGAAAATTAATTTGCATAACGGGTGTTTCAGGCAGTGGCAAATCTTCACTCATTACTGAAACACTCTATCCTATTCTTAACCAGTATTTTTTTAACTCCAGAAAAAAGGCTCTTGAGTACCGGGCAGTTGAAGGGCTGAAGCTGATTGATAAAGTGATTGAGATTGATCAGTCACCGATTGGCAGAACGCCAAGATCGAATCCTGCAACATACATTTCTGTGTTTTCAGATATCAGGGAATTATTTGCACTGATACCGGAGTCAAAAATCCGGGGATACAAAACCGGCAGGTTTTCTTTTAATGTAAAAGGCGGAAGATGCGAAGAATGCCAGGGGGGTGGTATGAAGCTGATCGAAATGAATTTTCTTCCTGACGTATATGTAGAATGTGAAAAATGTCTTGGCAAGCGTTACAACCGTGAAACACTGGAAGTCCGCTACCGTGGAAAATCAATCAGCGATGTTTTGGAAATGACGGTAGATGAAGCGGTAGCATTTTTTGAGAAAATGGCGAAAATCCATCGCAAGATAAAGACGATGCAGGATGTTGGGTTAGGTTATATACGGCTGGGACAACAAGCTACTACGTTAAGCGGTGGTGAAGCGCAACGCGTAAAGCTTTCGACCGAGCTTTCAAAAAGAGATACAGGAGCAACTTTTTATATCCTGGATGAACCCACCACGGGTCTTCATTTTGAAGACATCCGTGTGTTAATGGAAGTGCTCAGCAAACTGGTTGACAAAGGAAATACGGTTCTCATCATCGAACATAATATGGACGTAATAAAACTCGCCGACTACATCATTGACCTGGGACCGGAAGGAGGCAACGGCGGAGGGTATATTATTGCAGAAGGGACACCGGAAGAGGTGGCTAAAAACAAAAAAAGTTTTACAGGGGAATTTTTAAGAAGGGAACTGAATTGA
- a CDS encoding response regulator transcription factor, giving the protein MKLNCIIVDDEPVARKLLEEYMEDVDFLQLVGKAENPIKAAILLNSNKTDLLFLDINMPKMNGIEFLRSLTVLPLTIMTTAYTEYAIEGFDLAVVDYLVKPFSYERFLKACIKAKEYFELKNRQTKSKGNETDLNYFFVKCEGKIEKILYDELMFVEAMLNYVVLHTEDRKLIAYLTIKGIEEQLPGSIFLKIHKSTIVNINKIKSIEGNEINMGKAKIAISQNLHESVMKEILKDKMIKR; this is encoded by the coding sequence ATGAAATTAAACTGCATTATAGTAGATGATGAGCCGGTAGCAAGGAAATTACTGGAAGAATATATGGAAGATGTAGATTTTTTGCAGTTGGTTGGCAAAGCCGAAAATCCTATAAAAGCCGCTATTTTGCTTAACAGCAATAAAACTGATTTACTATTTCTTGACATTAATATGCCCAAAATGAATGGCATTGAATTCCTGCGCAGTTTAACAGTATTACCACTAACCATTATGACAACCGCTTATACCGAATATGCCATTGAAGGTTTTGACCTGGCTGTTGTAGATTACCTTGTAAAGCCATTTTCTTATGAACGGTTTTTAAAAGCTTGTATCAAAGCAAAAGAATATTTCGAACTCAAAAACAGGCAAACCAAAAGCAAAGGCAATGAAACCGACCTGAACTATTTTTTTGTAAAATGCGAAGGTAAAATAGAAAAGATTTTATACGATGAACTAATGTTTGTAGAAGCCATGCTAAACTATGTAGTGCTGCATACAGAAGATAGAAAGTTGATTGCTTACTTAACAATTAAGGGAATTGAAGAACAACTTCCTGGCAGTATTTTTTTGAAAATTCATAAGTCAACGATTGTCAATATAAATAAAATTAAAAGTATAGAAGGCAATGAAATAAATATGGGCAAAGCAAAAATCGCTATCAGTCAAAACCTGCATGAAAGTGTAATGAAAGAAATCCTGAAAGATAAAATGATAAAGAGGTAA
- a CDS encoding histidine kinase: MMNHKWKMTGKENWLQLLWWLCLYIFWIIVFQKREFSFSRTATVEFCYLIFIAANFYFNIYFAIPRFLYQKKYVEFVCIALAGIIIAALLRVPLATYLNQHRFLVGKPQPGFSKLFINSLLNIFIWVVCIISGKLIIDRFRFQKYVDAMAKEKEKAELDFLNAQFNPHFLFNSINSIYGHIDKHNATARDMLLTFSDMLRYQLYECNSNSINIDKEINYIKNYVALQQSRKEETLSVNLTIAENIKGFTIAPLLFIAFIENAFKYVGGSDEKENSVNISFQQEENILLFKVSNTKETSNNNSIKHEGIGIDNAKRRLALLYPQKYTLVINEKEHLYEVLLNVQLT, translated from the coding sequence ATGATGAATCACAAATGGAAAATGACAGGAAAGGAAAATTGGTTGCAGCTTTTGTGGTGGCTGTGTTTATATATTTTTTGGATAATTGTATTTCAAAAAAGAGAGTTTTCGTTTTCCAGAACTGCTACTGTAGAATTTTGCTACCTTATATTTATTGCAGCTAATTTCTATTTCAATATTTATTTCGCAATTCCCAGGTTCTTATATCAAAAGAAATATGTTGAGTTTGTGTGCATAGCGCTTGCAGGTATTATAATTGCAGCCTTATTAAGAGTTCCGTTAGCCACTTATCTTAACCAACATCGTTTTCTTGTTGGCAAACCACAACCTGGTTTTTCAAAACTATTTATAAATTCATTGCTTAATATTTTTATTTGGGTTGTTTGCATTATATCCGGCAAACTAATCATAGACCGGTTCCGGTTTCAGAAATATGTTGATGCAATGGCAAAAGAAAAAGAAAAAGCAGAGCTTGATTTTTTAAATGCTCAATTCAATCCGCATTTTTTATTTAACTCCATAAATTCTATTTACGGGCATATTGACAAACATAATGCTACTGCCAGGGATATGCTTCTTACTTTTTCTGACATGCTGAGGTACCAGTTATACGAATGCAATAGCAATTCCATCAATATTGATAAAGAAATAAATTATATTAAAAACTATGTGGCGTTACAACAGTCACGAAAAGAAGAAACTCTTTCAGTCAATCTTACCATTGCCGAAAATATAAAAGGCTTTACGATTGCCCCTTTATTGTTTATCGCATTTATTGAAAATGCTTTTAAATATGTTGGCGGCAGCGATGAAAAAGAAAACAGTGTTAATATCTCATTTCAACAGGAAGAAAATATTTTACTTTTTAAAGTGAGTAATACCAAAGAAACCAGCAATAACAATAGCATAAAGCATGAAGGGATTGGAATTGATAATGCAAAACGCAGGCTGGCATTGCTTTATCCTCAAAAATACACGTTGGTTATTAATGAGAAAGAGCATCTTTATGAGGTACTTCTAAATGTGCAATTAACATGA
- a CDS encoding T9SS type A sorting domain-containing protein has protein sequence MKLISLLITCLMILNINLIFGQAGTLDTTFKKTGKVITDFGGNDFGRSVAIQPDGKIVVAGYTLTGNNFAVARYNKNGRLDKTFGGSGKVTTDFGLEDLAYSVAIQVDGKIVVAGKTNVNTSSTGVYDFAVARYNINGTLDYSFSGDGKVTTDFNNGGSDEAHSVAIQSDGKIVVIGFTNKFGSDYALARYNANGTPDNTFGGSGKIITNFGVDTYSEAYAVIIQPDGKIVVAGDTNAGNDFSDFGLARYNVSGTLDNTFSGDGKVIADIGGYDFGKSVAIQPDGKIVVAGYTIQGDEDWALARFNVDGTLDNLFNGSGKVTTEFGGVDDAYAVAIQANGKIVVAGYSKPGTDYDFTLARYNTNGTLDNTFSGDGKVATDFSGGSGDDAFAIAIQPDGKIVAAGDTRAISGSNDFAVARYNGDATLLTNNVSRLNVTDIINERKSPFFRLYPNPVTDVLHVQGLSQSAANTILITDVSGKVFEKATALSGDYTFNVKMLPAGVYNISIIENRKTVNYKIIKQ, from the coding sequence ATGAAACTGATTAGTTTACTCATCACATGTTTAATGATATTGAACATCAATTTAATCTTTGGGCAGGCAGGTACTTTGGACACGACTTTTAAAAAAACAGGAAAAGTTATTACGGATTTTGGTGGTAATGATTTTGGAAGATCAGTTGCCATACAACCAGATGGAAAAATTGTGGTTGCGGGTTATACACTTACAGGAAACAACTTTGCAGTAGCACGGTACAATAAAAATGGCAGGCTTGATAAAACCTTTGGTGGAAGCGGAAAAGTTACAACAGATTTTGGCCTTGAGGACTTAGCTTACTCTGTCGCCATTCAGGTCGATGGAAAAATTGTGGTAGCAGGGAAAACGAATGTAAATACGAGTTCAACCGGAGTGTATGATTTTGCAGTAGCCCGATATAATATAAATGGCACGCTGGACTATTCATTCAGCGGAGACGGAAAGGTGACTACGGATTTCAATAACGGCGGTTCAGATGAGGCTCACTCTGTCGCTATTCAGTCAGACGGTAAAATTGTAGTAATTGGCTTTACAAATAAGTTTGGTTCTGATTATGCATTAGCACGATACAATGCTAACGGCACTCCCGACAATACATTCGGAGGAAGCGGGAAAATTATTACAAATTTTGGGGTAGATACGTATTCTGAAGCATATGCTGTAATTATTCAGCCAGATGGCAAAATCGTAGTAGCAGGAGATACAAATGCCGGAAATGATTTTAGTGATTTTGGGTTAGCCCGATACAATGTTAGCGGTACACTTGACAATACGTTCAGCGGAGATGGAAAAGTGATCGCAGATATTGGGGGTTATGATTTTGGAAAATCTGTTGCTATTCAACCTGATGGAAAAATTGTAGTGGCAGGATATACCATTCAGGGTGATGAAGATTGGGCTTTGGCAAGATTCAATGTTGATGGCACACTTGATAATTTATTTAACGGATCTGGAAAAGTTACAACAGAATTTGGGGGTGTTGACGATGCTTATGCAGTAGCCATCCAGGCAAATGGTAAAATCGTAGTAGCAGGATATTCCAAGCCAGGTACCGACTACGACTTTACTTTGGCACGATACAATACAAATGGAACGCTCGACAATACATTTAGCGGAGATGGAAAAGTTGCTACTGATTTTAGTGGCGGCAGTGGTGATGATGCATTTGCTATAGCTATTCAACCAGACGGTAAAATTGTAGCGGCAGGCGACACCAGAGCTATTAGCGGAAGCAATGATTTTGCTGTGGCAAGATATAACGGAGATGCAACTTTGCTTACAAATAATGTAAGCAGATTAAATGTTACAGATATCATTAATGAAAGGAAATCACCATTCTTTCGTCTCTACCCAAACCCGGTTACAGATGTTCTGCATGTTCAAGGCTTATCCCAATCTGCCGCAAATACTATTTTAATTACTGATGTATCAGGAAAAGTTTTTGAAAAAGCAACTGCTCTGAGTGGTGATTACACATTCAATGTAAAAATGCTGCCGGCAGGGGTTTATAACATCAGCATAATTGAAAATAGAAAGACGGTGAATTATAAAATCATTAAGCAGTAG
- a CDS encoding ferritin-like domain-containing protein has translation MTNKIKNTMGEQELTDTIYKSMTSRRSFLKKTALVGGLGLGMGTFRGLSAFASPNEGPGMTAGDVAILSFLAAGELIETELWVQYCELAAGNKAYAKALNLIEAEMVPYVCDVTDDEQSHAKFINAYLVANGHPEISLDKFRTLPSSKATGAKDIGRLTNLMEVTVDTTWFNRQRDTGNPDFGTIYPQSVDIVGKPVIPLSDNVSEKEMQLIANCAAFHFAATEQNGASIYPSMIPKASNLEVLQILTSIGPTEAYFFASFHQSLEGVQAISGDGLVFPDMKKNHIGGHHFPRPCKFLREGLPLVTVIRPTATVNGGAMHLVKGLIKSNVFKGQSQEFLDYMTKLATAADDATRTL, from the coding sequence ATGACAAACAAAATCAAAAACACAATGGGAGAACAGGAATTGACTGACACAATTTATAAGTCAATGACATCCCGCCGTTCTTTCTTGAAGAAAACTGCTCTTGTAGGCGGGCTTGGATTGGGAATGGGCACGTTCAGAGGCTTATCCGCCTTTGCATCTCCAAATGAAGGTCCGGGAATGACTGCGGGGGATGTGGCAATACTCAGCTTCCTTGCTGCAGGTGAATTAATTGAGACTGAACTCTGGGTTCAATACTGCGAATTAGCAGCAGGCAATAAGGCTTACGCAAAAGCCCTGAACCTGATAGAAGCTGAGATGGTTCCTTATGTTTGTGATGTAACCGACGACGAGCAAAGCCATGCGAAATTCATCAACGCATACCTCGTAGCAAATGGCCATCCGGAAATAAGCCTGGATAAATTTCGCACTCTTCCGAGCAGCAAAGCTACAGGGGCTAAGGACATAGGCAGGCTCACCAACCTTATGGAGGTTACGGTGGATACTACCTGGTTTAATCGCCAACGCGACACTGGAAACCCTGATTTTGGTACTATCTATCCCCAGTCCGTTGACATTGTGGGCAAACCCGTTATTCCGCTTTCTGATAATGTATCGGAGAAGGAGATGCAGCTTATTGCCAATTGTGCTGCATTCCATTTTGCTGCCACCGAGCAGAACGGAGCAAGTATATACCCCTCGATGATTCCGAAGGCCAGCAATCTTGAGGTTCTTCAGATTCTAACAAGCATTGGACCTACTGAGGCATACTTTTTCGCCTCTTTTCATCAGTCACTGGAAGGGGTTCAGGCAATCTCAGGCGACGGTTTGGTATTTCCTGACATGAAAAAAAATCACATTGGCGGACATCACTTTCCGCGTCCCTGCAAGTTTCTTCGTGAGGGGCTGCCTTTAGTAACTGTGATTCGCCCAACAGCCACAGTAAATGGCGGTGCGATGCACCTTGTAAAAGGATTGATCAAATCAAACGTATTCAAAGGACAGAGCCAGGAGTTCCTTGATTATATGACGAAATTAGCAACCGCAGCCGATGACGCTACCAGGACTTTATAA
- a CDS encoding isocitrate lyase/phosphoenolpyruvate mutase family protein, which yields MNNYEIFHNLHQQNKPLIIANAWNVTSARVFLDNGYKAIATSSSAIANSLGYEDGEKISFGEMFFVVQRIISGIDIPLSVDMETGYSPNISEVITNIEKLFDIGVVGINLEDSQGKDLFIEKLTRIKNHLARKNMQLFVNARTDSFLENLPAALELTLDRLHPYEEAGADGIFVPFVKEKDEIKKITSATTLPVNVLCMPDLRSIEDLAECGVRRISMGSFLFKAHYNQLDKLIKNIIAKQSFAPLF from the coding sequence ATGAACAATTATGAAATCTTTCATAACCTCCATCAACAAAATAAACCGTTGATAATAGCGAATGCCTGGAATGTAACGAGTGCCCGGGTTTTTCTTGACAATGGATACAAAGCTATTGCTACATCAAGCTCCGCAATCGCTAATTCATTAGGTTATGAAGACGGTGAAAAAATTTCTTTTGGAGAAATGTTTTTTGTAGTGCAAAGAATAATTTCCGGTATAGACATTCCATTGTCTGTTGATATGGAAACCGGCTACAGTCCAAACATCAGCGAAGTAATTACCAACATTGAAAAGCTCTTTGATATTGGAGTGGTAGGAATCAATCTTGAAGATTCTCAGGGAAAAGACTTGTTTATCGAAAAACTCACCAGGATTAAAAATCATTTGGCTAGAAAAAATATGCAGCTTTTTGTAAATGCCAGAACGGATAGCTTTTTAGAAAACCTGCCTGCTGCCCTCGAATTAACATTAGACAGACTACATCCGTATGAAGAGGCAGGCGCAGACGGAATTTTCGTTCCCTTTGTAAAAGAGAAAGATGAAATAAAAAAAATAACTTCTGCTACCACATTACCGGTTAACGTGCTTTGTATGCCTGATCTGCGTTCCATTGAGGATTTAGCGGAATGCGGGGTGAGAAGAATAAGCATGGGAAGTTTTTTATTTAAAGCGCACTACAATCAGTTAGACAAGCTGATTAAAAATATTATTGCCAAGCAATCATTTGCCCCGCTATTTTAA
- a CDS encoding carboxymuconolactone decarboxylase family protein, with translation MKKRIDFNVVQPTAYAAMEALDKFVNESSVDKLHREFIRIRASQINGCAYCVDMHSRDARKLGESEQRIFLISAWREAGELFSEEERLLFQLTEEVTLIQQHGLSDAVYEKSIAIFGEEKTAQIIMAIATINVWNRIGVATLLKPLLRKN, from the coding sequence ATGAAAAAAAGAATTGATTTTAATGTTGTGCAACCGACTGCTTATGCTGCAATGGAAGCATTAGACAAATTTGTGAATGAATCTTCCGTCGATAAACTGCATAGGGAATTTATCAGAATAAGGGCTTCGCAAATAAACGGTTGCGCTTATTGCGTAGATATGCATTCGAGAGATGCCCGGAAATTGGGCGAATCAGAACAACGTATTTTTTTGATAAGTGCATGGAGGGAGGCCGGAGAACTATTTTCAGAAGAAGAAAGATTATTATTTCAGTTGACTGAGGAAGTTACCCTGATACAGCAGCATGGTTTAAGCGATGCTGTTTACGAAAAATCGATTGCAATTTTTGGGGAAGAAAAAACAGCGCAAATTATTATGGCTATTGCTACCATCAATGTATGGAACAGGATTGGAGTTGCTACGCTATTAAAACCATTGTTAAGAAAAAACTAA
- a CDS encoding helix-turn-helix domain-containing protein, translating to MVSLETFHEKSDIDVPKRWMKYVLIWCLKGNTTIVVDDKELELKQFQVITITSGQIHYFKKLNAAEGFILEFTFGFFCKDDKDIELIFHNGLFCHFDLNEVITIQNFQTIETQLKLIQEELLQQPYQYLTSIHSRIELILVEINRAKVNRGDEIYKPDALFLKFLELARANFKSNFPLSHFASVLNTTEAKLNEQSKLHTGKTAQNVIYGLIISEAKRLLIYQDLSIKEVAFELGFNDPFYFSNFFKKHTRQSPKYYKSNPAL from the coding sequence ATGGTTAGCCTCGAAACATTTCATGAGAAATCTGATATTGATGTACCTAAACGCTGGATGAAATATGTACTCATCTGGTGCTTAAAAGGGAATACAACAATTGTAGTGGATGATAAAGAACTGGAGTTAAAACAATTCCAGGTTATAACTATTACGTCAGGGCAGATACATTATTTTAAAAAATTAAATGCCGCAGAAGGGTTTATTCTTGAATTTACGTTTGGGTTTTTTTGTAAAGACGACAAGGACATTGAACTGATTTTTCACAATGGTCTGTTTTGTCATTTTGATTTAAATGAAGTAATTACCATTCAGAATTTCCAAACCATTGAAACGCAGCTCAAGCTTATTCAAGAAGAACTTTTGCAGCAACCTTACCAGTACCTAACATCCATACATTCAAGAATAGAATTGATATTGGTGGAGATCAACCGTGCAAAAGTTAATCGCGGAGATGAAATATATAAGCCAGATGCTTTGTTCCTTAAATTTTTAGAATTAGCCAGGGCTAATTTTAAAAGTAATTTTCCATTAAGCCATTTTGCTTCAGTCTTAAATACAACAGAAGCTAAATTGAATGAGCAATCAAAGCTGCACACTGGAAAAACTGCCCAAAATGTTATTTACGGATTAATTATTTCCGAGGCAAAACGGCTGCTTATTTATCAGGACCTTTCAATAAAAGAAGTTGCCTTTGAATTAGGCTTTAACGACCCGTTTTATTTCTCCAACTTTTTTAAAAAGCATACCCGTCAATCTCCCAAGTATTATAAAAGCAACCCGGCTTTGTAA
- the gdhA gene encoding NADP-specific glutamate dehydrogenase, translating to MDSPGTALIEDFMKKIKEKNRDEPEFHQAVFEVAESLIPYIEENPKYKKAKILERIAEPERVIMFRVPWIDDKGEFQINRGYRIQMNSAIGPYKGGLRFHYSVYLGILKFLAFEQVFKNSLTGLPMGGGKGGSDFDPKGKSDNEVMRFCQSFMSELFRHIGPDTDVPAGDINVGGREIGFLFGQYKRLKNEFTGVLTGKGITFGGSLIRPEATGYGCVYFTHEMLTTRRESLKDKTVVISGSGNVAQYAAEKCIQLGARVITLSDSDGFILDESGITQEKLAHLMWIKNEKRGRIKEYTEKYSCEYIEGKTPWGVKCDVALPCATQNELNGDDATALLNNGCIAVAEGANMPSTPEAVTVFLSRGILYAPGKASNAGGVAVSGLEMSQNSQRLRWPKEEVDKELKGIMEIIHSTCVNYGSENGRINYVKGANIGGFVKVADAMLAQGLV from the coding sequence ATGGATTCTCCTGGAACAGCCCTGATTGAAGATTTCATGAAAAAGATAAAAGAAAAAAATCGCGATGAGCCGGAATTTCATCAGGCGGTGTTCGAGGTCGCTGAATCGCTGATTCCTTACATTGAAGAAAATCCTAAATATAAAAAAGCGAAGATCCTGGAGCGTATAGCGGAGCCGGAACGTGTAATTATGTTCCGTGTACCGTGGATTGATGATAAAGGTGAATTTCAGATCAACCGTGGCTATCGCATACAGATGAACAGTGCAATAGGACCCTATAAAGGAGGCCTGCGTTTTCACTATTCAGTATATCTCGGTATTTTAAAATTTTTAGCTTTTGAACAAGTGTTTAAGAATTCGCTTACCGGCTTGCCGATGGGGGGTGGTAAAGGAGGCAGTGATTTCGACCCGAAGGGAAAATCCGATAATGAGGTAATGCGGTTTTGCCAGAGTTTTATGAGCGAGTTATTCCGTCACATCGGACCTGACACGGATGTGCCGGCAGGTGATATTAATGTAGGGGGAAGAGAAATAGGATTTTTGTTTGGCCAGTATAAAAGACTGAAGAATGAATTTACCGGGGTACTTACCGGCAAGGGCATTACTTTTGGAGGAAGTCTCATCAGGCCTGAAGCAACAGGGTATGGTTGTGTCTATTTCACACATGAAATGCTCACTACGCGCAGGGAAAGTTTAAAAGATAAAACGGTGGTGATCAGTGGTTCGGGTAACGTGGCACAGTATGCTGCAGAAAAATGTATACAGCTCGGCGCAAGAGTAATTACGCTTTCCGACAGCGATGGCTTTATTTTAGATGAATCCGGAATTACGCAGGAGAAGCTCGCACATTTAATGTGGATCAAAAATGAGAAGCGCGGACGTATTAAAGAATACACGGAAAAATATAGTTGTGAGTATATTGAAGGAAAGACTCCATGGGGCGTAAAGTGTGATGTAGCATTGCCCTGTGCCACTCAAAACGAGTTAAATGGTGATGATGCAACAGCATTGCTGAACAATGGCTGTATCGCTGTTGCTGAAGGTGCTAATATGCCTTCAACACCTGAAGCGGTAACCGTATTTCTCAGCAGGGGAATTTTATATGCGCCGGGCAAAGCCTCTAATGCAGGTGGTGTGGCAGTATCCGGTCTTGAGATGAGTCAGAATTCGCAACGCCTGCGGTGGCCAAAGGAAGAGGTAGATAAAGAATTGAAAGGCATCATGGAAATTATTCACAGCACCTGTGTAAACTACGGCAGCGAAAACGGGCGCATCAATTATGTTAAAGGGGCAAATATCGGTGGCTTCGTGAAGGTTGCAGATGCCATGCTGGCGCAGGGCTTGGTTTAA